The following are encoded together in the Gadus chalcogrammus isolate NIFS_2021 chromosome 2, NIFS_Gcha_1.0, whole genome shotgun sequence genome:
- the LOC130397892 gene encoding uncharacterized protein LOC130397892, whose product MFNTVKTLFSSKPKRLAIAVKIEGNKINGPSGTLDVYALPLEAQSMEVEGCQCSLFGQEFSKKNRTIMFLGATGAGKSTLVNRMINYILGVEWDDTFRFKLVDESTARSQTQSQTSEVNVYKLYHQEGFKIDYSLTIVDTPGFGDTRGIARDKLIMTQLENVFSAKSGIREIDAICFVAPAFLSRLTPTQKYIFESVLAIFGKDVAENIRILVTFADFKKPLVLEAIKESGLPCPTEENGLPIHFKFNNSDKMTPGANNEDEDSDDGVIDWDKKLWDMGTKNMNKFFSALNVIETKSLTLTTEVLRQRAQLQISIEDFNRKVKFGLTKLEEIKKESESLKDHESTIKANGDFYYFVNVPRPVKVKCSTSSLNCGTCDVTCHKSCGKVWGFLYFCEAFDGWANCVICERKCAKRNHVFNDYYWDTETVAEKRTYKEVKEKYELASKEAMSIEDIIKQMELEYDHLQDEVVKLMERSAQCLNTLKEIALRPDPLSTTEYIDLLIGQEKSDHKHGFMERIEKLEDMKRNAITIEKVASGAPLGSIY is encoded by the coding sequence TGTTAAAATAGAAGGCAATAAGATTAACGGACCTTCAGGTACTCTGGACGTCTACGCTCTTCCTCTGGAAGCCCAGTCCATGGAGGTAGAGGGGTGTCAGTGCTCCTTATTTGGACAAGAGTTTAGTAAAAAGAACCGCACCATCATGTTTCTAGGAGCCACTGGGGCGGGGAAGTCCACCCTGGTCAACAGGATGATCAACTACATCCTGGGGGTAGAATGGGATGATACCTTTAGATTTAAGTTGGTAGACGAAAGCACGGCCAGGTCTCAGACTCAAAGCCAGACCTCTGAAGTCAACGTGTACAAGCTCTACCACCAAGAGGGCTTCAAGATCGACTACTCCCTGACTATTGTGGACACTCCGGGTTTCGGAGACACGAGAGGCATAGCGAGAGATAAGTTGATTATGACTCAGCTAGAAAATGTATTCTCGGCTAAATCTGGGATCAGAGAGATTGATGCAATCTGCTTCGTGGCCCCAGCGTTTCTTTCTCGGCTTACGCCAACACAGAAATACATCTTTGAATCAGTGCTCGCCATATTTGGCAAAGACGTGGCAGAGAACATCCGGATTTTGGTGACATTTGCAGATTTCAAAAAACCTTTGGTTCTCGAGGCGATCAAAGAGTCCGGGCTCCCATGTCCTACAGAGGAAAATGGTTTACCAATTCACTTCAAATTCAATAACTCTGACAAAATGACACCTGGTGCAAACAACGAAGATGAGGACAGTGACGATGGAGTAATTGATTGGGATAAAAAGCTTTGGGACATGGGAACCAAAAACATGAACAAATTCTTTTCTGCTCTGAACGTCATTGAGACCAAGAGCTTGACCTTAACCACGGAGGTGCTCAGACAGAGAGCCCAGCTGCAGATCTCCATTGAGGATTTCAATAGGAAGGTGAAATTTGGGTTAACTAAACTCGAGGAGATTAAAAAAGAATCTGAATCTCTCAAAGATCACGAATCAACGATCAAAGCCAATggggatttttattatttcgtCAATGTCCCAAGGCCTGTTAAAGTTAAATGCAGTACATCATCACTTAACTGTGGGACATGTGATGTCACTTGCCACAAATCTTGCGGGAAAGTTTGGGGATTCCTTTATTTTTGTGAAGCCTTTGACGGGTGGGCTAACTGTGTTATATGCGAACGCAAGTGCGCTAAAAGAAACCATGTCTTTAATGATTACTACTGGGATACCGAGACAGTGGCAGAGAAACGAACCTACAAGGAGGTGAAAGAAAAGTATGAGTTGGCCTCTAAGGAAGCAATGTCCATTGAAGACATCATCAAACAGATGGAGCTGGAGTACGACCACCTACAGGACGAGGTGGTCAAGCTGATGGAGCGCTCAGCCCAGTGTCTCAACACCCTGAAGGAGATCGCTCTGAGGCCCGATCCACTCTCAACAACTGAATACATCGACCTACTGATTGGGCAAGAGAAGTCAGACCACAAGCATGGCTTCATGGAGCGCATCGAGAAACTCGAGGACATGAAGAGAAATGCCATTACCATTGAGAAGGTTGCTAGCGGGGCCCCACTTGGGTCCATTTATTAA